The Diaphorobacter ruginosibacter genome contains a region encoding:
- a CDS encoding ABC transporter permease, producing MNTTTLPASFPVTIASSAAASAAQESSGAAGQARPALRWSPWGRGLIASVAWLALAAITAFWPNKELGFSDWAYTQEFAAVAAAVGVLLLLVSVARGRLGAFFQWLRPAGPWLIAGAALLAVWQVLTAKTGVLPSPFFAPPQSLFEVYIDDGPRLGLSIAHSLRLLVNGILIGALVGFVTGVWVGWSRIAGYWVHPLLRFLGPVPASALLPLAFFFAPSSYSAAVFLIALATFFPVAVLTWSGVANVNRSYYDVARTLGASSWFLVLRVAIPAALPQVFVGLFMGLGAAFSVLITAEMMGVKAGLGWYLQWAQGWAAYANMYGALLVMAVLCSGLITLLFTLRDRVLVWQKGTVKW from the coding sequence ATGAACACCACCACTTTGCCCGCTTCATTTCCCGTCACCATCGCGTCATCGGCTGCGGCTTCGGCGGCACAGGAGTCGTCAGGTGCTGCTGGACAGGCACGGCCTGCCTTGCGATGGAGCCCGTGGGGCAGGGGGCTGATCGCCTCCGTCGCATGGCTTGCCCTGGCCGCCATCACGGCGTTCTGGCCCAACAAGGAGTTGGGGTTCAGCGACTGGGCCTACACGCAGGAGTTCGCGGCCGTCGCCGCGGCGGTGGGCGTGCTGCTGTTGCTGGTCTCGGTGGCGCGCGGGCGGCTGGGGGCCTTCTTCCAGTGGCTGCGGCCTGCGGGTCCCTGGCTGATTGCCGGTGCCGCGCTGCTTGCCGTCTGGCAGGTGCTGACCGCCAAGACAGGCGTCCTGCCGTCGCCGTTCTTCGCGCCGCCGCAGAGTTTGTTCGAGGTCTACATCGACGACGGCCCGCGGCTGGGCCTGTCCATTGCGCATTCGCTGCGTCTTCTGGTCAACGGCATCCTGATCGGTGCGCTGGTTGGTTTCGTGACTGGCGTATGGGTGGGGTGGTCGCGCATCGCGGGCTACTGGGTGCATCCGCTGCTGCGATTCCTGGGGCCGGTGCCGGCGTCCGCGCTGCTGCCGCTGGCATTCTTCTTCGCGCCCTCGAGCTACAGCGCCGCGGTGTTCCTCATTGCGCTGGCAACATTCTTTCCCGTGGCGGTACTCACCTGGTCGGGCGTTGCCAACGTGAACCGCAGCTACTACGACGTCGCACGCACGCTCGGCGCCTCCAGCTGGTTCCTGGTGCTGCGCGTGGCCATCCCGGCGGCCCTTCCGCAGGTCTTCGTGGGCCTGTTCATGGGCCTGGGGGCGGCTTTCTCGGTGCTCATCACGGCGGAGATGATGGGTGTGAAGGCGGGGCTTGGCTGGTACCTGCAGTGGGCGCAGGGCTGGGCTGCCTACGCCAACATGTATGGCGCGCTGCTGGTCATGGCGGTGCTGTGTTCGGGGTTGATCACCCTGCTGTTCACGTTGCGCGATCGCGTACTGGTATGGCAGAAGGGGACCGTGAAATGGTGA